In Methylobacterium aquaticum, the following are encoded in one genomic region:
- a CDS encoding efflux transporter outer membrane subunit, which yields MIQAQTDLLNLITKQQNAGQVAGADVVQQTALLAQSQQLLPPLQRALAQQRNLLTALAGRFPSEEVSQTFTLASLHLPRTLPVSLPSRLIEQRPDVKAAEAAVHAASAQVGVAVANRLPQFTISGATGASATNFAALLNPAASLWTIAGAVAQPLFDAGTLFRRQQAAEENLVQAQAQYRATVIGAYQNVADALRALQADGRAVAASNAAVRASQQSVELVRKQFGLGAVSSASLLITQSAYLQSVVTQAQAQANQYADTAALFQALGGGWWNRRDVKPMRDPKDPAPFL from the coding sequence GTGATCCAGGCCCAGACCGACCTCCTGAACCTGATCACCAAGCAGCAGAATGCCGGCCAGGTGGCGGGCGCCGACGTGGTGCAGCAGACAGCCCTGCTGGCCCAGTCGCAGCAATTGCTGCCGCCGTTGCAGCGGGCGCTGGCGCAGCAGCGCAACCTGCTCACCGCGCTCGCCGGCCGCTTCCCGAGCGAGGAGGTGAGCCAGACCTTCACGCTGGCCTCGCTGCACCTGCCCCGGACCCTGCCGGTGAGCCTGCCCTCGCGGCTGATCGAGCAGCGCCCTGACGTGAAGGCGGCGGAGGCCGCGGTCCACGCGGCGAGCGCCCAGGTCGGCGTCGCGGTAGCCAACCGCCTGCCGCAATTCACCATCTCGGGCGCGACCGGGGCCAGCGCCACCAACTTCGCCGCGCTCCTCAACCCGGCCGCCAGCCTCTGGACCATCGCCGGCGCGGTGGCCCAGCCGCTCTTCGACGCCGGCACCCTGTTCCGGCGCCAGCAGGCGGCGGAGGAGAATCTGGTCCAGGCCCAGGCGCAGTACCGCGCCACCGTCATCGGCGCCTACCAGAACGTAGCGGATGCGCTCCGCGCCCTCCAGGCCGACGGCCGCGCGGTGGCCGCCTCCAATGCCGCGGTCCGGGCGAGCCAGCAGAGCGTGGAGCTGGTGCGCAAGCAATTCGGCCTCGGCGCGGTCAGCAGCGCCTCGCTCCTCATCACCCAGTCGGCCTATCTCCAGTCCGTGGTGACCCAGGCCCAGGCGCAGGCCAACCAGTATGCCGACACCGCGGCCCTGTTCCAGGCGCTCGGCGGCGGCTGGTGGAACCGCCGCGACGTGAAGCCGATGCGCGACCCGAAGGACCCGGCGCCGTTCCTGTAG
- a CDS encoding DUF808 domain-containing protein, which produces MSVGLLALLDDVAFMVRSAAASLDDVAAQAARAGTKAAGVVIDDAAVTPRYVVGFAAERELPIVGKIALGSLRNKLLFLLPGALALSAFAPWAITPLLMLGGAYLCYEGAEKVYEAVVPHHAHGDAEEAAAGAGGDPALEERRVAGAIKTDFILSAEIMAITLAALPEGSIWMKAVVLAIVGIGITVAVYGAVALIVKADDAGLVLARSTAQPPFGSFLRGIGRGVVKGMPVLLKLLSIVGTAAMVWVGGGILLHGLEGYGLSAPAHWAHEAATRLGALVPSIRGVVEWVVTAAASGLVGLLVGGALIPVASAVSGLLGRRGKTSAGKHQARIGA; this is translated from the coding sequence GTGAGCGTCGGATTGTTGGCTCTGCTGGACGACGTCGCGTTCATGGTCCGGTCGGCGGCCGCCTCCCTCGACGACGTCGCGGCGCAGGCCGCGCGCGCCGGCACGAAGGCCGCGGGCGTCGTCATCGACGATGCGGCGGTGACGCCGCGCTACGTCGTGGGCTTCGCGGCCGAGCGCGAACTGCCGATCGTCGGCAAGATCGCGCTGGGCTCGCTGCGCAACAAGCTCCTGTTCCTGCTCCCCGGTGCCCTGGCGCTCAGCGCCTTCGCGCCGTGGGCGATCACCCCGCTCCTGATGCTGGGCGGCGCCTATCTCTGCTACGAGGGCGCCGAGAAGGTCTACGAGGCCGTAGTCCCGCACCACGCCCATGGCGACGCGGAAGAGGCCGCGGCCGGGGCCGGAGGCGACCCGGCGCTGGAAGAGCGCCGCGTGGCGGGCGCCATCAAGACCGACTTCATCCTGTCGGCCGAGATCATGGCGATCACGCTCGCCGCCCTGCCGGAGGGCAGCATCTGGATGAAGGCGGTCGTGCTCGCGATCGTCGGTATCGGCATCACCGTGGCGGTCTACGGCGCCGTCGCCCTGATCGTGAAGGCGGACGATGCCGGCCTCGTCCTCGCCCGCAGCACCGCGCAGCCGCCCTTCGGCAGCTTCCTCCGGGGGATCGGCCGGGGCGTGGTCAAGGGCATGCCGGTGCTGCTGAAGCTCCTCTCGATCGTCGGCACCGCCGCGATGGTCTGGGTCGGCGGCGGCATCCTGCTGCACGGGCTCGAAGGCTACGGCCTGTCGGCTCCGGCGCATTGGGCCCATGAGGCGGCCACGAGGCTGGGAGCGCTCGTCCCCTCGATCCGGGGCGTCGTCGAATGGGTGGTGACGGCAGCCGCCTCGGGCCTCGTCGGCCTCCTCGTCGGCGGGGCGCTGATTCCGGTGGCGAGCGCGGTGTCGGGCCTGCTGGGCCGTCGCGGTAAGACATCCGCCGGGAAACACCAGGCACGAATCGGGGCGTGA
- a CDS encoding ParB-like protein yields MSVRDPILHSVPIAELRPTQMTVGYREVAAKRRRWREIDDKDREAFLASHMIPVLLGPKKRRYVIDHHHLARALQEEGVENVLTTVVADLHHLEKDAFWIVADHRAWVHPYDADGVRRDAADLPKRIEDLADDPFRSLAGELRRAGGFAKDTTPFSEFLWADFLRRNIKRKDVKQDFSEALEEALSLARSKHAVYLPGWCGPHEG; encoded by the coding sequence ATGTCCGTCCGCGACCCGATCCTCCACAGCGTCCCGATCGCCGAGCTGCGCCCGACCCAGATGACGGTTGGCTACCGCGAGGTGGCGGCCAAGCGCCGGCGCTGGCGCGAGATCGACGACAAGGACCGCGAGGCGTTCCTCGCCTCGCACATGATCCCGGTCCTGCTCGGGCCGAAGAAGCGCCGCTACGTGATCGACCACCACCACCTCGCCCGCGCCCTCCAGGAGGAGGGAGTCGAGAACGTGCTCACCACCGTGGTGGCCGACCTGCACCACCTGGAGAAGGACGCCTTCTGGATCGTGGCCGACCACCGCGCCTGGGTCCACCCCTACGACGCCGACGGCGTGCGCCGGGACGCCGCCGACCTGCCCAAGCGCATCGAGGACCTGGCGGACGACCCCTTCCGCAGCCTCGCCGGCGAATTGCGCCGGGCCGGGGGCTTCGCCAAGGACACCACGCCGTTCAGCGAGTTCCTGTGGGCCGACTTCCTGCGCCGGAACATCAAGCGCAAGGACGTGAAGCAGGATTTTTCCGAGGCCCTGGAAGAGGCCCTGTCGCTCGCCCGCTCCAAGCACGCGGTGTACCTGCCGGGCTGGTGCGGGCCGCACGAGGGCTGA
- a CDS encoding DUF4926 domain-containing protein, translated as MSLEFAYRFREEVPRSGFRDLDIVVLTAPVVSDDGASIPAGTEGTIVSVDESGEMYVVEFAEPEGAFATVEPHEIRLSGNAGR; from the coding sequence ATGTCGCTCGAATTCGCCTATCGATTTCGTGAGGAGGTGCCGAGGTCGGGTTTCCGCGACCTCGACATCGTCGTCTTGACGGCCCCGGTCGTCAGCGACGACGGCGCCTCGATTCCAGCCGGCACCGAGGGGACGATCGTGTCCGTCGATGAGTCGGGCGAGATGTACGTCGTGGAGTTCGCCGAGCCGGAGGGAGCGTTCGCGACAGTCGAGCCGCACGAAATCCGACTGTCCGGAAACGCCGGCCGCTGA
- a CDS encoding DUF1598 domain-containing protein → MNKSDVSISRRALLKMGSGAAAGVLLGPAAAQALGEDLYPADRMMMPSEAMDAPTQTACSRPQAGSDVPNPERGVSILRLLESKPSPEARIPGLTRMDGFIETDRDIIVWGVSEPGQPELYLTDFILGLQLALSPDKYAGASQPNIGSQLSYYSSGFSRTGVLISIDPVKDTMARVREAGTKKKYVDICSGAQNVRVEGMLRRSRAVKVLVDADYRMKMVGLSRATLPIKPGLPGTFDETWKRHKQTGGNSGSVTSRFWFHAGDFSYHGSGNAIFLEKSNVVLSTEDHVTVSDAGTGRVNPDAQAFACSWTARMAEIEAAEPIWKDLNNVYRHFAIGRIYAQQHDHNGFYKKHLHKLIDEFVHWDVDVPETLPGLSRWEEFTGNVKGQRRHLTSSVCGGVSMEFGRNLRKVESNLLQGPRPFVRIEQSRPSPGAISWAVLAPDAEPPKSADSKSGASSGQVEAQAVKRDDPPAPAPSKSEGYNFGSLIYIIPIGVIGVACAANLLMKEKNT, encoded by the coding sequence ATGAATAAGTCTGATGTGTCCATATCCCGCCGGGCTTTGCTCAAGATGGGCTCCGGGGCGGCGGCAGGGGTGCTGCTCGGACCGGCCGCGGCCCAAGCTTTGGGCGAGGATCTTTATCCCGCAGATCGCATGATGATGCCGTCCGAGGCGATGGACGCGCCGACGCAAACGGCATGTTCTCGCCCGCAAGCCGGATCCGACGTCCCGAACCCCGAGCGAGGCGTCTCCATCCTTCGCCTGCTGGAAAGTAAGCCGTCGCCGGAGGCTCGCATTCCGGGGCTCACCCGGATGGATGGTTTCATCGAAACCGATAGAGACATCATCGTCTGGGGGGTCTCGGAGCCCGGTCAGCCGGAATTATACTTGACGGACTTCATCCTAGGATTACAGCTCGCCTTGTCGCCCGACAAATATGCGGGGGCATCGCAGCCAAATATCGGAAGCCAGCTCAGTTACTACTCCTCCGGATTCAGTCGCACGGGCGTTTTGATCTCCATCGATCCGGTCAAGGACACGATGGCGCGCGTCAGGGAGGCCGGCACCAAAAAGAAGTATGTCGACATCTGCTCCGGTGCGCAAAACGTCAGGGTGGAGGGGATGCTGCGCCGCTCACGTGCGGTCAAAGTCCTCGTCGACGCCGATTACCGTATGAAAATGGTTGGCCTGAGCCGAGCGACTCTGCCCATCAAGCCGGGCCTGCCCGGGACATTCGATGAAACATGGAAACGTCACAAGCAGACGGGAGGCAATTCTGGAAGCGTGACGTCGAGGTTCTGGTTTCACGCTGGAGATTTTTCATACCATGGATCTGGCAACGCGATCTTCCTCGAAAAATCCAATGTGGTCTTGAGCACCGAAGATCACGTCACTGTTTCTGATGCAGGAACCGGCCGCGTGAACCCGGACGCTCAGGCTTTCGCATGTTCATGGACCGCGCGAATGGCAGAGATCGAGGCGGCGGAACCGATTTGGAAGGATCTTAACAACGTCTACAGGCATTTCGCAATCGGACGTATCTACGCGCAACAACATGATCACAATGGTTTTTATAAAAAACATCTTCATAAGTTGATCGACGAGTTTGTGCATTGGGATGTCGACGTGCCGGAGACTTTGCCGGGATTGTCTCGCTGGGAGGAGTTCACCGGGAACGTGAAAGGCCAGAGAAGACATTTGACGAGCAGTGTCTGCGGTGGCGTGTCCATGGAGTTCGGACGCAATTTGCGCAAGGTCGAATCCAACCTCCTCCAAGGGCCGCGCCCCTTCGTCAGGATCGAGCAATCGAGACCCTCTCCCGGCGCCATCAGTTGGGCCGTGTTGGCACCGGATGCAGAGCCGCCGAAATCCGCCGACTCCAAGAGCGGTGCTTCTTCGGGTCAGGTCGAGGCTCAAGCGGTCAAGCGTGACGATCCGCCGGCGCCGGCACCGTCCAAGAGCGAAGGTTATAATTTTGGAAGTCTCATCTATATCATTCCTATCGGCGTGATAGGCGTTGCCTGTGCCGCGAATCTGTTGATGAAAGAGAAGAATACGTAG
- a CDS encoding DUF6883 domain-containing protein — protein MAPTTWLIDNRKISDYLLDLAHPYGGPKAKYLMRFGFTPEEPDILANALVEHARTNSPGVEILPPKGEPKIVFEGTVIAPDGRDMPLRTVWKLRAPFEMHFVSAIPLTR, from the coding sequence ATGGCGCCCACAACCTGGCTGATCGACAACCGGAAGATCTCGGATTACCTCCTGGATCTCGCACATCCTTATGGTGGGCCGAAGGCAAAATACCTCATGCGCTTCGGCTTCACGCCTGAAGAGCCTGATATCCTGGCGAATGCGCTCGTCGAGCACGCAAGAACGAATTCGCCTGGCGTAGAGATTCTGCCTCCGAAGGGAGAGCCAAAGATCGTATTCGAAGGAACGGTCATCGCGCCGGACGGTCGCGACATGCCCCTGCGGACGGTGTGGAAACTGCGAGCGCCTTTCGAGATGCATTTCGTCAGCGCCATCCCGTTGACGCGATAG
- a CDS encoding efflux RND transporter periplasmic adaptor subunit, translating to MDINNPLTTEPATSRAPARRRGWIVAILLLAGAAAAIGFVPALAPVRERLEGLLAQRQGVEGQGPETGETQAAPTFRPTKQQLASFGIQTVEAKAFRPEGFAEGRIGVNEDDNVPVYSPYAGRVTKVMVRAGDRVKANQVLFTLEAADMVSALNDYQAATNALAKNSALLKLNQTVAARLQELFQAKAVALKDWQQAQNDVIAAQSDQRSAESTLQAVRNRLRILGKSDAEIDAFARSGVMSPETEIRAPIAGTIVQRKVGLGQYLAAGSDPAFVIGDLSTVWLVANVRETEVPRIKLGQELEATVIGFPDRVFKARINYMAAALDPATRRLPVRAEIDNAEGLLKPEMFATFTILTGRDESAPAIPASAIVYEGARARVWIERPDGTIASRKVTLGLTGGGLVQVVDGLKVGERVVTRGSLFIDRAASGDKAS from the coding sequence ATGGACATCAACAACCCCCTGACCACGGAGCCCGCGACCTCCCGGGCGCCGGCGCGCCGCCGCGGCTGGATCGTCGCGATCCTGCTGCTGGCGGGCGCCGCCGCCGCGATCGGGTTCGTGCCGGCCCTCGCCCCGGTTCGCGAGCGGCTCGAAGGCCTCCTGGCGCAGCGCCAGGGGGTGGAAGGCCAAGGGCCGGAGACCGGCGAGACGCAGGCCGCGCCGACCTTCCGGCCGACCAAGCAGCAGCTCGCGAGCTTCGGCATCCAGACCGTGGAGGCGAAGGCGTTCCGGCCCGAGGGCTTCGCGGAGGGGCGGATCGGCGTCAACGAGGACGACAACGTCCCGGTCTATTCTCCTTACGCGGGCCGGGTGACCAAGGTGATGGTCCGGGCCGGCGACCGGGTGAAGGCCAACCAGGTGCTGTTCACCCTGGAGGCCGCCGACATGGTCTCGGCCCTCAACGACTACCAGGCGGCGACGAACGCGCTCGCCAAGAACTCGGCCCTGCTCAAGCTCAACCAGACGGTGGCGGCCCGGCTCCAGGAGCTGTTCCAGGCCAAGGCGGTGGCGCTGAAGGACTGGCAGCAGGCGCAGAACGACGTCATTGCGGCGCAGAGCGACCAGCGCTCGGCGGAATCCACCCTCCAGGCGGTGCGCAACCGCCTGCGCATCCTCGGCAAGTCGGATGCGGAGATCGACGCCTTCGCGCGGAGCGGGGTGATGAGCCCGGAAACCGAGATCCGGGCGCCGATCGCCGGCACCATCGTGCAGCGCAAGGTGGGTCTCGGCCAGTATCTCGCCGCGGGTAGCGACCCGGCCTTCGTCATCGGCGACCTCTCGACGGTGTGGCTCGTCGCCAACGTGCGCGAGACCGAGGTGCCGCGGATCAAGCTCGGCCAGGAGCTCGAGGCGACCGTGATCGGCTTCCCCGACCGGGTGTTCAAGGCGCGCATCAACTACATGGCCGCCGCCCTCGATCCGGCGACCCGCCGCCTGCCGGTGCGGGCCGAGATCGACAATGCCGAGGGCCTGCTCAAGCCCGAGATGTTCGCGACCTTCACGATCCTCACCGGCCGCGACGAGAGCGCCCCGGCGATCCCGGCCTCGGCGATCGTCTACGAGGGCGCCCGCGCCCGGGTCTGGATCGAGCGGCCGGACGGCACCATCGCGTCGCGCAAGGTCACGCTGGGCCTCACCGGCGGCGGCCTCGTCCAGGTCGTGGACGGGCTGAAGGTCGGCGAGCGCGTGGTGACCCGCGGCAGCCTGTTCATCGACCGCGCCGCCTCCGGCGACAAGGCGTCGTGA
- a CDS encoding efflux RND transporter permease subunit: MNSLIDFALRQRVLVLLLFLAMLAIGYASFQQLNIEAYPDPVPPLVDVITQNPGQSAEEIERYITIPLEVQLAGIPNATVTRTISLFGLSDVKIQFTYDFTYQEALQRVLNRLSQLPPLPNNAQPQISPTSPIGEIMRYQVMGPPGFSSTDLKTLQDWVLQRRFKAIPGVVDVSAFGGKTKEFEVAVDLHKLQAQGLTLVQVVSALNNSSTNVGGQTLNVGEQSAVVRGVGLIRDVDDVRDTMISQINGVPVLVRDVAEVQVSNAPRLGIVGHENNGDIVEGIVLLSRGGKSLPTIQRVEAEIEKINASGILPPGVKVVPLYDRSALIHTTTHTVMHNLVFGVVLVFLVQWLFLGSLKSAIIVAATIPFALGFAIAIMVARGESANLLSLGAIDFGLIVDATVIMVENIFRHLAEHKGPARAGSGLKLGLIASAAREVNRAIFFSASIIIVGFLPLFTLTGVEGHIFGPMAKTYAYALVGGLIATYTVSPALSALILPNHVEERDTIVVKVLRALFRPLQGFTLHNRVLTILVTVAMLGCTGLAMRTLGLEFLPTLEEGNLYIRGTMPASISLEAGNPYVERMRKLIGSYPEVTTVVSHQGRPDDGTDATGFFNVEIFAPLKPADQWRPGLTKDKLIEDISGRLREELPGIEFNFSQYIQDNVQEAASGVKGENSVKVYGTDLEQITRTANEVKAALASVPGVTDLAVFTSLGQPTVRIDIDRARAARYGLAPGDIATTISAAIGGQTAGDLYEYGSDRHFPMRVRLAPEYRRSLETIRNITVGVSAPNGVVQVPLSEIAQVQLVSGAAFIYRENQERYIPVKFSVRGRDLGGAVIEAQRRVAEQVELPAGYHLEWVGEFTNLQGAIARLKLVVPVTIGLIALLLYVNFASLTDTLLTLSVIPMALIGGIFALVLTATPFSVSAAIGFIALFGISTMEGVILLSYCNQLMDEGWERAQAIHHAADVRMRPVMMTCVAACVGLLPAAISTGIGSQVQKPLALVVVGGILLAPILILVVLPVLIAAFSRHRPRAPVAPARQPEPAE, translated from the coding sequence ATGAACAGCCTGATCGACTTCGCCCTGCGCCAGCGGGTGCTGGTGCTGCTCCTGTTCCTGGCGATGCTCGCGATCGGCTATGCCAGCTTCCAGCAGCTCAACATCGAGGCCTATCCGGACCCGGTGCCGCCGCTCGTCGACGTGATCACCCAGAATCCGGGCCAGTCGGCCGAGGAGATCGAGCGCTACATCACCATCCCGCTCGAGGTGCAGCTCGCCGGCATCCCCAACGCGACGGTGACGCGGACGATCTCGCTGTTCGGCCTCTCGGACGTGAAGATCCAGTTCACCTACGACTTCACCTACCAGGAGGCGCTGCAGCGGGTGCTCAACCGGCTGTCGCAGCTGCCGCCGCTGCCGAACAACGCCCAGCCGCAGATCTCGCCGACGAGCCCGATCGGCGAGATCATGCGCTACCAGGTGATGGGGCCGCCGGGCTTCTCCTCGACCGACCTGAAGACCCTGCAGGACTGGGTGCTGCAGCGCCGCTTCAAGGCGATCCCCGGCGTCGTCGACGTCTCGGCCTTCGGCGGCAAGACCAAGGAGTTCGAGGTCGCGGTCGACCTGCACAAGCTCCAGGCGCAGGGCCTGACCCTGGTCCAGGTCGTCTCGGCGCTCAACAATTCCAGCACCAATGTCGGCGGCCAGACGCTCAATGTCGGCGAGCAATCGGCCGTGGTGCGCGGCGTCGGCCTGATCCGCGACGTGGACGACGTCCGCGACACCATGATCTCGCAGATCAACGGCGTGCCGGTGCTGGTGCGCGACGTGGCCGAGGTCCAGGTCAGCAACGCGCCGCGCCTCGGCATCGTCGGCCACGAGAACAACGGCGACATCGTCGAGGGCATCGTGCTGCTCAGCCGCGGCGGCAAGAGCCTGCCGACGATCCAGCGGGTCGAGGCCGAGATCGAGAAGATCAACGCGTCCGGCATCCTGCCGCCGGGCGTGAAGGTGGTGCCGCTCTACGACCGCAGCGCGCTCATCCACACCACCACCCACACGGTGATGCACAACCTCGTCTTCGGCGTGGTGCTGGTGTTCCTGGTGCAGTGGCTGTTCCTCGGCAGCCTGAAGAGCGCGATCATCGTCGCGGCGACGATTCCCTTCGCGCTGGGATTTGCCATCGCCATCATGGTGGCGCGGGGCGAATCGGCCAACCTGCTGTCGCTCGGCGCGATCGATTTCGGCCTCATCGTCGACGCGACGGTGATCATGGTGGAGAACATCTTTCGCCACCTCGCCGAGCACAAGGGGCCGGCGCGAGCCGGCAGCGGGCTCAAGCTCGGGCTGATCGCCTCGGCGGCGCGCGAGGTGAACCGGGCGATCTTCTTCTCCGCCTCGATCATCATCGTGGGCTTCCTGCCGCTCTTCACGCTCACCGGCGTCGAGGGCCACATCTTCGGGCCGATGGCGAAGACCTACGCCTACGCGCTCGTCGGCGGGCTGATCGCCACCTACACGGTGTCGCCGGCGCTCTCGGCGCTGATCCTGCCGAACCACGTCGAGGAGCGCGACACCATCGTGGTCAAGGTGTTGCGCGCCCTGTTCCGGCCGCTCCAGGGCTTCACCCTCCACAACCGGGTCCTCACCATCCTGGTGACGGTGGCGATGCTCGGCTGCACCGGGCTCGCCATGCGCACGCTCGGCCTCGAATTCCTGCCGACGCTCGAGGAGGGCAACCTCTACATCCGCGGCACGATGCCGGCCTCGATTTCGCTCGAGGCGGGCAACCCGTATGTCGAGCGGATGCGCAAGCTGATCGGCTCCTACCCGGAGGTGACCACGGTCGTCTCGCACCAGGGAAGGCCCGACGACGGCACCGACGCGACCGGCTTCTTCAACGTCGAGATCTTCGCGCCCCTGAAGCCCGCGGACCAGTGGCGCCCCGGCCTGACCAAGGACAAGCTGATCGAGGACATCTCGGGGCGGTTGCGCGAGGAGCTGCCCGGCATCGAGTTCAACTTCTCGCAATACATCCAGGACAACGTCCAGGAGGCGGCCTCGGGGGTGAAGGGCGAGAACTCGGTCAAGGTCTACGGCACCGACCTCGAACAGATCACCCGCACCGCCAACGAGGTGAAGGCGGCGCTCGCCAGCGTACCGGGGGTGACCGACCTCGCGGTGTTTACCTCGCTCGGCCAGCCGACGGTGCGGATCGACATCGACCGGGCGCGGGCCGCCCGCTACGGCCTGGCTCCCGGCGACATCGCCACCACGATCTCGGCGGCGATCGGCGGCCAGACCGCGGGCGACCTCTACGAGTACGGCAGCGACCGCCACTTCCCGATGCGGGTGCGGCTGGCGCCGGAATACCGCCGCTCGCTCGAGACGATCCGCAACATCACGGTCGGCGTGAGCGCGCCGAACGGCGTGGTCCAGGTGCCGCTCTCGGAGATCGCCCAGGTCCAGCTCGTCTCGGGCGCCGCCTTCATCTACCGCGAGAACCAGGAGCGCTACATCCCGGTCAAGTTCAGCGTGCGCGGGCGCGACCTCGGCGGCGCGGTGATCGAGGCGCAACGGCGCGTCGCCGAGCAGGTCGAGCTGCCCGCCGGCTACCACCTCGAATGGGTCGGCGAGTTCACCAACCTGCAAGGGGCGATCGCCCGGCTGAAGCTGGTGGTGCCGGTGACGATCGGGCTGATCGCGCTCCTGCTCTACGTCAACTTCGCTTCCCTCACCGACACGCTGCTGACCCTGAGCGTGATCCCGATGGCGCTGATCGGCGGCATCTTCGCCCTGGTCCTCACGGCGACCCCGTTCTCGGTCTCGGCGGCGATCGGCTTCATCGCGCTGTTCGGCATCTCGACCATGGAGGGCGTGATCCTGCTCTCCTACTGCAACCAGCTGATGGACGAGGGCTGGGAGCGGGCGCAGGCCATCCACCACGCCGCCGACGTGCGGATGCGCCCGGTGATGATGACCTGCGTGGCGGCCTGCGTCGGCCTCCTGCCCGCGGCGATCTCGACCGGCATCGGCTCGCAGGTGCAGAAGCCTCTCGCCCTGGTGGTGGTGGGCGGCATCCTGCTCGCGCCGATCCTGATCCTGGTGGTGCTGCCGGTGCTGATCGCGGCCTTCTCCCGCCATCGCCCGCGGGCACCTGTCGCCCCGGCGCGACAGCCCGAGCCGGCGGAGTGA
- a CDS encoding TolC family protein codes for MQARPDALAPDSMPSSMRAILRLPIVIPARRDAAPAAAPPGSGDKDARDGDAAGDPDARDEARGGRPAPRSAARILAAALAAASASACMVGPDFQGATPPPVSRYTKEGLRDPQVSREDRQGGALGQSFAQGRDVPGEWWTLFRSKALNSLVAEALARNPSLEAAQASLRAARATTEAQRGALFPQVGFGAQSSYNKAPGGDLQSPLNNNSLLYSLVTPQVTVSFSPDVFGGTRRAVESQAAQAEGQLWQLEAAYLTLTSNVVAAAIQEASLRPRSPRPRR; via the coding sequence ATGCAGGCCCGACCCGACGCACTCGCCCCCGACAGCATGCCCTCTTCCATGCGCGCCATCCTGCGCCTCCCGATCGTGATCCCGGCCCGGCGCGACGCCGCGCCCGCCGCCGCGCCGCCCGGCTCGGGGGACAAGGATGCACGCGACGGGGATGCGGCGGGCGACCCCGATGCGCGTGACGAGGCCCGAGGGGGCCGCCCGGCCCCGCGGAGTGCGGCCCGCATCCTGGCGGCGGCGCTCGCGGCCGCGTCGGCCTCGGCCTGCATGGTCGGGCCCGATTTCCAGGGCGCGACGCCGCCGCCGGTGAGCCGCTACACCAAGGAGGGCTTGCGCGATCCGCAGGTCAGCCGCGAGGACCGACAGGGCGGTGCGCTCGGCCAGAGCTTCGCGCAGGGCCGCGACGTGCCGGGCGAGTGGTGGACGCTGTTTCGCTCCAAGGCGCTGAACAGCCTGGTGGCGGAGGCGCTCGCCCGCAACCCGAGCCTGGAGGCCGCCCAGGCGTCGCTTCGGGCGGCGCGGGCGACCACGGAAGCACAGCGCGGCGCGCTGTTCCCGCAGGTCGGGTTCGGCGCCCAATCCTCCTACAACAAGGCCCCGGGCGGCGACCTGCAATCGCCGCTCAACAACAATTCACTGCTCTACAGCCTCGTCACCCCGCAGGTGACGGTGAGCTTTTCCCCCGACGTGTTCGGCGGCACCCGCCGGGCCGTCGAATCGCAGGCGGCGCAGGCCGAGGGCCAGCTCTGGCAGCTCGAGGCGGCCTACCTGACCCTGACCTCGAACGTCGTCGCGGCGGCGATCCAGGAGGCGTCGCTCCGGCCCAGATCGCCGCGACCGAGAAGGTGA